A window of the Oryzias melastigma strain HK-1 linkage group LG11, ASM292280v2, whole genome shotgun sequence genome harbors these coding sequences:
- the atp9b gene encoding probable phospholipid-transporting ATPase IIB isoform X2 — translation MADGIPLNPMRKNSRRLPYYYSAGLPRFSVEDDSSNLDEMPLMMSEEGFENEESDYQTLPRARLSQRRRGLCWLLLGGWKLLCGSCCDCLVRLCRRRKELKARTVWLGCPEKCEEKYSKNIIKNQKYNILTFVPGILYQQFKFFLNLYFLVVACSQFVPSLKIGYLYTYWAPLGFVLAVTMVREAVDEVRRCQRDKDMNSQMYSKLTVRGKIQVKSSDIQVGDLIIVEKNQRIPADMVFLRTTEKTGACFIRTDQLDGETDWKLKVAVGCTQRLPAVGDLFSIKAFVFAQKPQLDIHSFEGNFTREDSDPQIQESLSIENTLWASTVVASGTVIGVVIYTGKETRSVLNTSDAKNKVGLLDLELNRLTKALFLAQVILSVVMVALQGFVGPWFRNLFRFVVLFSYIIPISLRVNLDMGKSAYGWIIMKDESIPGTVVRTSTIPEELGRLAYLLTDKTGTLTQNEMVFKRLHLGTVSYGADTMDEIQSHIVQSYGLVCAQPQVNAASGPAPSGKTQTAGPRVRKSVSSRIHEAVKAIALCHNVTPVYESHVNGETESAEADQDFTDDNRTYQASSPDEVALVRWTESVGLTLVNRDLTSLQLKTPSGQILSFHILQIFPFTSESKRMGIIVREESTGDITFYMKGADVAMASIVQYNDWLEEECGNMAREGLRTLVVAKKSLSEEQYQDFESRYSQAKLSIHDRALKVAAVVESLEREMELLCLTGVEDQLQADVRPTLELLRNAGIKIWMLTGDKLETATCIAKSSHLVSRNQDIHVFRPVSNRGEAHLELNAFRRKHDCALVISGDSLEVCLRYYEHEFVELACQCPAVVCCRCSPTQKAQIVTLLQQHTANRTCAIGDGGNDVSMIQAADCGIGIEGKEGKQASLAADFSITQFRHVGRLLMVHGRNSYKRSAALGQFVMHRGMIISTMQAVFSSVFYFASVPLYQGFLMVGYATIFTMFPVFSLVLDQDVKPEMALLYPELYKDLTKGRSLSFKTFLIWVLISIYQGGILMYGALLLFESEFVHVVAISFTALILTELLMVALTVRTWHWLMVVAELFSLACYLASLAILSEYFDRSYITTWPFLWKVSAITLVSCLPLYIIKYLKRKFSPPSYSKLSS, via the exons CTGCTGCGACTGTCTGGTCCGTCTGTGTCGGAGGAGGAAGGAGCTGAAGGCCCGCACCGTCTGGCTCGGCTGCCCGGAGAAATGTGAAGAGAAGTACTCCAAGAACATCATCAAAAACCAGAAGTACAACATCCTCACCTTCGTGCCTGGG ATTCTCTATCAACAGTTCAAGTTCTTCCTTAACCTCTACTTCCTGGTGGTGGCTTGTTCCCAGTTTGTACCGTCGCTGAAAATTGGATATTTGTACACATACTGGGCCCCTCTG GGTTTTGTGTTGGCCGTTACCATGGTGAGGGAGGCGGTTGACGAAGTGCGGCGCTGTCAGCGGGACAAAGACATGAACTCTCAGATGTACAGCAAGCTGACAGTAAGAG GAAAAATTCAAGTTAAAAGTTCCGACATACAAGTTGGAGACCTGATTATTGTTGAAAAG aACCAGAGGATTCCTGCAGACATGGTTTTCCTGAGAACGACAGAGAAGACAG GTGCCTGCTTCATTCGGACGGATCAGCTGGACGGGGAAACCGACTGGAAGCTGAAAGTGGCCGTGGGCTGCACGCAGCGCCTGCCGGCGGTGGGG GATCTGTTCTCCATCAAAGCTTTTGTCTTCGCCCAGAAGCCTCAGCTGGACATCCACAGCTTCGAGGGGAACTTCACGCGG GAGGACTCGGACCCTCAGATCCAGGAGAGCCTCAGCATCGAGAACACCCTGTGGGCCAGCACGGTTGTGGCGTCTG GAACGGTGATCGGGGTGGTGATCTACACGGGGAAGGAGACCCGCAGCGTCCTCAACACCTCCGACGCCAAGAACAAG GTCGGCCTTTTGGACCTGGAGCTGAACCGCCTCACCAAAGCCCTATTCCTGGCCCAGGTCATTCTCTCCGTCGTCATGGTCGCGCTGCAAGGATTTGTGGGTCCCTGGTTCCGAAACCTCTTCCGATTTGTGGTGCTGTTCTCGTACATCATCCCCATCAG TTTGCGAGTCAACTTGGACATGGGGAAGTCTGCGTACGGCTGGATTATCATGAAAGACGAGAGCATCCCCGGCACCGTGGTCAGAACCAGCACCATCCCAGAGGAGCTGGGCCGACTGGCCTACCTGCTGACAGACAAAACGG GGACTCTGACTCAAAACGAGATGGTGTTCAAGCGGCTGCACTTGGGGACAGTGTCGTACGGGGCGGACACCATGGATGAGATCCAGAGCCACATCGTGCAGTCGTACGGACTAGTGTGTGCACAG CCCCAGGTGAACGCGGCGAGCGGCCCCGCGCCGTCAGGGAAGACCCAGACGGCGGGCCCCCGAGTCCGTAAGAGCGTCAGCAGCCGCATCCACGAGGCCGTGAAAGCCATCGCCTTGTGCCACAACGTCACTCCTGTGTACGAGTCGCACGTGAACGGAGAGACGGAGTCCGCAGAGGCCGACCAGGACTTCACCGATGACAACCGCACCTACCAGGCCTCCAGTCCAGATGAG GTGGCGCTGGTCCGGTGGACGGAGAGCGTCGGCCTGACTCTGGTCAACAGAGACCTGACCTCCCTCCAGCTGAAGACTCCGTCTGGACAGATCCTCTCCTTCCACATCCTGCAGATCTTCCCCTTCACCTCCGAGAGCAAAAGGATGGGCATCATCGTCCGG gaGGAGTCCACAGGGGACATCACTTTCTACATGAAGGGGGCTGATGTTGCCATGGCGAGCATCGTTCAGTACAATGACTGGCTGGAAGAAGAA TGTGGGAACATGGCCAGGGAGGGGCTCAGGACTCTGGTGGTGGCCAAGAAGTCTCTGTCTGAGGAGCAGTATCAGGACTTTGAG AGCCGCTACAGTCAGGCCAAGCTGAGCATCCACGACCGCGCGCTGAAGGTGGCAGCGGTGGTGGAGAGTCTGGAGAGGGAGATGGAGCTGCTGTGTCTGACCGGAGTGGAGGACCAGCTGCAGGCGGACGTGAGGCCCACTCTGGAGCTGCTGAGGAACGCCGGCATcaag ATCTGGATGCTGACAGGAGACAAGCTTGAAACGGCGACGTGCATCGCCAAAAGCTCCCACTTGGTGTCCAGGAACCAGGACATCCACGTTTTCAGACCG GTGTCAAACAGAGGAGAAGCTCACCTGGAGCTCAACGCCTTCCGGAGGAAGCATGACTGCGCTCTGGTCATCTCTGGAGACTCTTTGGAG GTGTGCCTGCGGTATTACGAGCACGAGTTCGTGGAGTTGGCCTGCCAGTGTCCGGCGGTGGTCTGCTGCCGCTGCTCCCCCACACAGAAGGCCCAGATCGTCacgctgctgcagcagcacacGGCCAACAGAACCTGCGCCATCG GCGACGGCGGAAACGACGTCAGCATGATCCAGGCGGCCGACTGCGGCATCGGCATCGAAGGAAAG GAGGGGAAGCAGGCGTCGCTGGCTGCAGACTTCTCCATCACACAGTTCAGGCATGTGGGCCGCCTGCTCATGGTTCACGGCAGGAACAGCTACAAGCGCTCGGCGGCGCTCGGCCAGTTCGTCATGCACCGAGGGATGATCATCTCCACCATGCAG GCGGTCTTCTCCTCCGTTTTCTACTTTGCCTCCGTGCCTCTGTACCAGGGTTTCCTCATGGTCGG GTATGCCACCATCTTCACCATGTTCCCCGTCTTCTCCCTGGTTCTGGACCAGGACGTGAAGCCGGAGATGGCTCTGCTTTACCCGGAGCTTTACAAAGACCTGACCAAG GGCCGGTCGCTGTCCTTCAAGACTTTCCTCATCTGGGTCCTGATCAGCATCTATCAAG GTGGCATCTTGATGTACGGCGCGCTGCTGCTGTTCGAGTCGGAGTTTGTGCACGTGGTGGCCATCTCCTTCACTGCCCTCATCCTGACCGAGCTGCTGATGGTGGCGCTGACGGTTCGCACGTGGCACTGGCTCATGGTGGTGGCCGAGCTCTTCAGCCTGGCGTGCTACCTCGCCTCCCTCGCCATCCTCAGCGAGTACTTCG ATCGCTCCTACATCACCACCTGGCCTTTCCTGTGGAAGGTGTCCGCCATCACACTCGTCAGCTGTCTTCCTCTCTACATCATCAAATACCTAAAGCGCAAGTTCTCGCCCCCCAGCTACTCCAAGCTGTCCTCCTGA